ATAGGCGCTCGTATCACCGACATAGAGGTAATCGGCGGCCCGGTAGTTGGTATTTGGGAACCGGGATGATATAAAGGTATCCCGCCCCTCAACAGGGCCGGGCTGCAGGGTCGGGTCGATCACCACCGGATACTGCCGGCCGGTTGACTTGAGCCACTCTTCATTTGCCTTTACTGTTAAAACCGTAAACCCAACATGATTCTCAACTTCTGCCGTCACGGCCAGGGATTTTTCTCCTCCCTTATCATACATAAATGGCCTGGGCATAAACCAACGGACATTCCCGGAACGGTCGGTAAACTCAATTGCACCGTCTGCCCGGGCTTTAGCTGTCAGGTTCTTTAAATCCAGTATAAAACTATACTCCGGCGCCGCATCAGGGCTGTACAGGATGATATCTTCTTTGAGGGTAGACCCGTCGATAGTATACTTCAGGTCAGCATTTGCCTTAAACCCTTTGTATGTAATGGTGTTCCCGGCTGTTTCCCCCGGGACGTCCTCCCCTTTGATCAGGCCCCATCTGATGGAATAATCCCTTTGTTGGATAAGCCCGAGGTAGTTTTCTCCTGCTGAGCCTGCGAAATACACCTTAATGCTGTTGGCCCTGTTGGCAAAGGCGTAGCCTTTCTGTTTTGACTCCACCAGGGTGTTATCTATGTCCGCCAGCTTATTATTTTCATCCAGGTAGTGGATAGCTTCCTGGTAGACTTCGGTCTTGTATTCATTCGGACCGATTTTATAAGTTTTTGCATTTATGGTCCTTTTCTCGATAACTTCATTTTTCTCCTTGGCTTCTTCTGCCCGGGGGTTTTTTGGTTTTTTTGGCCCGGCCGTTTCCGGGAGGCTGTTTTTATTCTTTTCTGCCTCCGGAGTGTTGGCCTCAGCAGTCTTCAGAAAACCGCCAAAACTTCCCAGGGCCAGTTCCTGGACGGTATACCTGATTACCCCGTCCAGGGCCCCCATATTGATGGCCACGGCCAACACAACAGCCGTCACCCGCATCCACAGTTTCCTGCCAAATACCTTTCTCACAAGCCTATCCTCCTTTAAAAACACAAATAAAAATACAAAAAGCCCCTGTCCCCCATGCCGAAGACAGGCGCTCTTCCCATGCTGATATACACTTCCTTCGGCAGCCCGGCTGTCATAGCGTTTCCGCTTTAGACCCGCAGCTTTGCGCCCCCGCCTTTCGACGGGTTTGCCTTTATCGGGACAATCTTCTATTTTTTAACAAACATTTGTATTATAATTGTCGCAGATTTCCAATTGAATTGCAATAAGAAAATATCTACAAATATCACTATTATTTGACATTGTTCGACAATATACGTTTTTGGTTAAGTGGGCCGAAATTGGTCAACTTTGGGAAATGTCAGTGAAGCCTGTACTATGCCGAAAAAGAAATCAATCATCATAGAATCATGACAAAAGCCTTTAATTATGCCATCTACAAAATGAGGCCACCGTTACTTAAAAAAATCTATAGAAAAGCCTGCAACAGACAATAAAAAATCCACAAGGTTGCTAACCCTTGTGGTTATTAGCCTGGTGCCGAAGGAGGGATTCGAACCCTCACGGTTTCCCGCACGATTTTGAGTCGTGTGCGTCTGCCAGTTCCGCCACTTCGGCGTTTTTTCGATGCAACAATTATATTACCATAAAGACTGCTTAAATGCAAGACCAAACAGGTGGAAATTTAGTACATCCCGGGAATAGTTGCAGAAATCAAAACAAATACTAATGACAAAAGACGTATCAATTACTTTGTATTGAAGCCCTAATGGAGGTTTGATTTAAATGAAAAGAGATACCGTCGCTGCCGGCACCTGGATAGGTATATGGGGGACCGTGCTTATTATCTTACTTTCCTACCTGGAAATGACCTTCGGCATCCTGAACACCCCACCTTGGAATATCGCTGCCGATGTGTTCTTAACAAGTGCAAATATAAAAACTTTATATGGTTTGATTATTGGCATGGCAGGCACTTTGGCCCTCGGCATAGCTACTACCTTATTTATCGCTGCAATTTTAAGACTGACGGGTACGGATTATGCATGGTTAAAAGGAGTTATTGTCGCTAATGCTATAGGTTTTGGCACCATGGGTTTGTTTATGCCCATGTTGAATATCAGTGAAAACATTCAAAGCGAACCCTGGACAAATATCTTGGCTCTTCTTGACCTGACCATTTTTGGTCTTTTCACCGGCTATATGTTGAAGAAATCGTTTCAACAACGGGTCGAAAAATAATAAGAATAAATGCTTTTTACTTTTATACGCCCAGGATGTTGTTTATTTCCTGAACCAGTTCTTCCTTAGCCGCCACTCTGTTATGCCGGACAGGTTTTTTGTCCAAGTCGCGCAGGCCGGGGTGGATTTCCATGCCGGAAACTTCCCGCAACTCTTGCAGGATTGCCATTTCATCCTTGCCGGCGATAGCTTCCGGCCCTTTGATAGCTTCCAGCACCGCAGCATTAAATTTAAACGGATTGGCGGTGGAAGCAATTACCGTCGGCGTATGGTCTTTGGTAGATTTAACATAGTCCCAGTATACTTTCAGGGCAACGGCCGTATGGGTGTCAACGGTATAGTGTTTTTTCTCAAACACTTCTCTTATTGTGGCCAGAGTTTCTTCTTCGGTAGCAAAGCCGGCTGCCAGTATGGCATCAATTCTGGCCCTGGTTTCCGCATCAATGTTAAAAACACCCGTTGCATTCAGCTCTCTGAACCATTTGTTTATTAATTCGCTGTTATGCCCGTTAACTTCGAAAAGGAACCTCTCCAGATTGCTGGAAATTAAAATATCCATAGAAGGACTGTTCGTCTTTATAAACTCCCGGTTACGGTCATATGCACCTGTACGGAAAAAGTCAGTCAAAACCTTGTTTTCATTGGAAGCACATATGAACTTGTTGACAGGCAGACCCATGCGGTAAGCATAATAACCGGCCAGGATATTGCCGAAGTTACCCGTGGGAACAACTATATTGATTTTATCGCCCATATTTATCTGACCTTGTCTGACCAGAGACAGGTAGCTCCATATATAGTAAATAATTTGCGGTACCAGACGCCCCCAGTTGATGGAGTTGGCTGAAGATAACTCAATGCCGTGTTCATTCAGAAAACGGTTGTAATCCGGGTCGCCAAAAATTTCTTTCACGGCATTCTGACAATCATCGAAATTACCCTTTACAGCCACAACGTATGTGTTATTCCCATCGGTGGTTGTCATCTGCAGTTCCTGCACCTTGCTGACCCCCCCGTAGGGGTAGAAAACAATGATTCTGATGCCTGGAACGTTTTTATAACCTTCCAGGGCCGCTTTGCCCGTATCACCCGATGTGGCCACCAAAATAACTATTCCCTTGTCTGACTGTACTTTTTTCACAGCCTTGGATAATAAGGGAGGCATTATTTGCAGGGCCATATCCTTAAAAGCCGCTGTTGGGCCATGCCAGAGCTCCAGAAAATAGGTATGGTTATTTAACTGAAACAAAG
The sequence above is drawn from the Thermincola ferriacetica genome and encodes:
- the thrC gene encoding threonine synthase — translated: MNYISTRGNFEAVSSARAIKLGMVPTGGLFVPEFLPVLSMNDLANMVNCSYQEVAEKVLGLYLTDYSAEEIRECIDRAYNGQNFDTPEIAPLFQLNNHTYFLELWHGPTAAFKDMALQIMPPLLSKAVKKVQSDKGIVILVATSGDTGKAALEGYKNVPGIRIIVFYPYGGVSKVQELQMTTTDGNNTYVVAVKGNFDDCQNAVKEIFGDPDYNRFLNEHGIELSSANSINWGRLVPQIIYYIWSYLSLVRQGQINMGDKINIVVPTGNFGNILAGYYAYRMGLPVNKFICASNENKVLTDFFRTGAYDRNREFIKTNSPSMDILISSNLERFLFEVNGHNSELINKWFRELNATGVFNIDAETRARIDAILAAGFATEEETLATIREVFEKKHYTVDTHTAVALKVYWDYVKSTKDHTPTVIASTANPFKFNAAVLEAIKGPEAIAGKDEMAILQELREVSGMEIHPGLRDLDKKPVRHNRVAAKEELVQEINNILGV